A window of Blautia argi genomic DNA:
ATCTCTTCTCCCTCCAAAAGCGTATTTCCTAAATCCGGTATTTGGACAGTTGCTCTCGTATTACATGGAACAGAAAGATACAGTGAAAATCCTTTCTCCGTTTTTTCCCATTCTACAGATACCATTCCATACATTGTTTCTTTCTTTGCAGCAGCAAAACGCAATTCACCAATGGGCTGCGGCGCTATCAGAATTTCTTTATAAGCAGGAGATGCAGGTCCAATACCTGCTATTTTTTCATAAAAGCTTCCGCTTATGCTGCCAAACATGGGCTGATTATGACAGCAGGAACACTGGTAAAAACCATAGTCTTTTTCCCAATATTCCCACAATGCAGTAGCGCCATTGGCAATCATGAATCCATAGCTTGGATAGGTATTACCGGTTATCATCTGGTATGCAATTTCTCCGTATCCACTGTCAATCAATGTTTCAAAAAGATACGGGGTTCCGAAAATCCCTGTGTCCAAATGATTTCCACAATCTTTCTCGATATGTTCTGCCATAAAGGCAAATACCTTGTTCTCTTCCTCAGGTTTAATAGCCCCCATTTTATATGCAAAAGCTTCGGTTCCCTGTGCGCCAATACTGTACTGTCCGGTTTCCTGGCAGAAAAATTCTCTACGGAATGCTTTTATCGTATCTTCTTTTAATACAGCATACTTCTTTTTTTCTTTTTCCTTGCCCAGAATATCAGATATATATTCCATAAGTCCCGCACAATATCCATAAAAATAAGTATTTACAAAACGTGGCGGAATTAAAATTTCTCCAGGTGTGGACCACTCTCCCAGACAGGTTTTATCTTCACCTTCTGCCTCAACAATTCCATTTTTTACCCCTGTTGATAAAAATTCCAGCCAATGCTCCATATTTTCATAATGCTTTTTAAGTATTTCTTTATCCCCATAGTAAACATAACATAGCCATGAAATCACAATATATGCACAGCCCCATGCAGGTCCGCCTCCTCCGTCCTGACAGGGCACTGTATGAGGAATAAAACCGTTTTCTTTGTTTTGTGCGTCTGCAAAATCATCTATCCAGGCAGCATAGAAATTCTCCATATTAAAATTATAAATACATGCTTTTGCCGCAGTCAGAGCATCTCCTCCATATCCCTGTCTTTCTCTGTGAGGAGAATCCAAAGGCATGCCACAATGCAGACCGTTGACTAAAGACCATCTGGAAATCTGCTGTATTTGATTCATGAGTACATTAGAACAGGTAAAACTTCCGTCTTCTTCTACGCCTGTATGGACAACAACCGCCTCTATATCCTCTGGCTCAGGCATCTTCTCATATCCCTGTATTTCTGCGTATCGGAAACCATGCCAGGTAAACTTTGGTTCATATATCTCTTTTCCTTGTCCACTCAAAATATAGACATCTTTCTGCTGTTTCCACCCGGTTCCTGTACTGTAATAATTAATTTTTCCATCTGGCCACAGTTCTTCACCAAAACGCATAGTAACCGTCTGTCCTTCTTTCCCTTGGATTTTCAGTCTTAGCCAGCCTGTAATATTCTGTCCGAAATCCAATACATACATATCTTCCTTCACTCGGGTAATCGTTTTGGGTGAAATAGTACCAAATGCGATATCTGAGGAAGCCCTCTGTTCTTTTAATTTTCCTCCCGGCGCTTCTGCTATCCTTGCATTTTCCCAGTCTTCTGTACACGATCCGGGTTCATTCCAGTTTGGAAGTTCCTGTCTGGCATCATAAATTTCTCCAAAATAAATATTGTTATATTCTATAGGACCTCTATGCCATTTTACAGAAGTATCACTTTTGATAACTTTTTTTGTTCCGTCTTTATAATACGCTTCAACCTGAAAGAGCAACCGGGGATATCCATACCATAAAAGTTTTACATTCACTTTATCTTTCTGATTGTACCAACCATTTCCCAAAATAATGCCCAGCGCATTTGTTCCTTTTCTCAGTTCCTCCCTAATATCATAAGTGTGATAATAAACCGTTTTTGTAAAATCTGTTCTATTAGGAGTCAGCAAATCTTTTCCACATTTTCTTCCATTCATGGAAAATTCATAAAACCCAAGCCCACATATATACACTCTCGCCTTTTCGGGTTTTTCTTCCAAAAAAAATTCTTTACGAAAATGCGGAGCGCTTACTTCATCTTCTGCACAAATCCAGTCTGCATTCCAATCCTCTTCTTTTAAAAGTCCTGCCTCAAAAAACTGTACTGCGCTCCACGGAGATTGTCTTCCTTCCTCGTCCCAGATTCTCACACGCCAGTAAACTCTCTCTCTGGATTCCAGCTCTTTTCCTCCATAAAGAATCCCTAATGACTCTGATGAATCTACTTTTTTACTGTCCCAACACAATTCTTTTTCTTCTTTAAGCTGAGCATCGCTATGTGCCGCTATAATTTGATAAGCTGTCTGCCTTCTTCCTCTCCCGTTCCCTGTCATTTTCCATGCTAATCTGGGATTTTGACTGTGAATACCAATTGGATTTTCCCGATATTCACACGTCAGTTTCTCCGGAGCATAACACTTTCTTTCCATAACTTCTCTCCTCATCTCCACTCAAAAACTACACCCATAGACTGCGTACGATCTTTTAAAAGATTTTTATATACCTGTGGAGCTTCCGTATAAGGCACTCGATGGCTGATAAGGCTCGCCACCTCCATCTGTCCTGTGGCAAGCATTCTGAAAAATGTTTCACTGTTTCTTACGCAGGTCCAGGGATTGTCAAAACTCGGCTGCTCTGTCTGGGAAGATATATGAGCTCCTATAATATCAAAACTTCCTGCATTACAAAAATCATGAAAATCAAATTTTGTAGCTTTTCTGGGAGAACTCAGCATACACATTTTCCCCTGCTGATGCAGTACTTTAAATTCCTCCGGAATCAAATCCGCATTACCTGTCGTTTCAAATACAATATCTGCCATTTCTCCCTGTGTCACTTCTCTGACAACGTCTGCTACATTCTTTCGAAGGGAAGATACTGGAATAACAGCCAGGGATTTTGGAAGATATTCTAATCTTTTTTCAGTTCGGTTTACCACTATAATTTCTGTACAGCCTCCAGCCAATAAATATCTTACCAAAAGCTGTCCGATAACCCCTGCTCCGTACACAACTACACGGTTTCCTATCTCTATCTTTGTCCGCCTGATACCATTTAATCCCACTTCTGCAATTGCAAAGAAAGTCGCTTCTTCCGGTGTAATATCATATCGTATTACTCTTAATTCCGCCTCTTTTGCTATTACATACTGAGCATGCTTACTGAAGCTTGCAACTCTTTTTCCAATCCATTCCTTAGAAACACCTTCTCCTGTTTCTTTTACAATACCAACATTTGAATAACCGCTTGTCATAGGGTAATGAATATATCCGGACCATTTGGAATTTTCCGGGCATTCCCCACTAAGAAAAGTAAGTTCTGTTCCTGTGCTTACCAAAGAAACTTCTGTTTCAATTAACACTTCCCCAGCCGCCGGTTTGGGCATTTCTTTATCCTGCAGTTCTACTTCTCCTGCTGATGTAAAAACAACCGTTTTATTCACTCTAAATACCTCCTGACTCTTTTAAGATATCTTGAGTATACATTTTTTTACCAAGTGCTTTTCTTAATTTTTTTACCGGAATTCTACCTTTTTTTACTGTAAAGACCTCCTCTGCCACAGTAAAAATATGCATAATTCCAGTAAAAATATTTGTTTTTTTCTGCTTTTTTCTACTTTATAATCAAAAAAAACTCAAGGAGGTACCTTATATGATAAACATTGGAATCATTGGTTGTGGGAGAATTGCTCAGGTACGGCATATTCCGGAATACGATAAAAATCAAGATGCCCGTATCTATGGCGTATATGACATCAACGAAAAAAGAGCAAAAGAAGTGGCCGAAAAATATCACGCTATCCCGTATAAATCTTATGAGGAAATGCTGGCAGACAGCGCTATTGACGCTGTGAGTATCTGTACAGCAAACTATTCCCATTGTGAAATTTCCGTAAAAGCCTTAACTGCCGGAAAACATGTGCTCTGTGAAAAACCCATGGCTGTAACCTATGAGGAATGTCAAGCCATGGTGGAAGCTGCAAAAAAATCCGGAAAATATTTAATGATTTGCCAGCAGGAAAGATTGCTCCCTGTCCATATGAAAGCAAAAGAGCTCCTTCAGCAGGGAAGTATCGGAAAAATTTTAAGCTTCCGCACTAATTTCCGACATTCAGGACCTGAAACCTGGACAATCGACCAGGACAAAGTGTGGTTCTTTGATAAAAAATCTGCCGCTTTCGGCGCTATGGCAGATTTGGGTATTCACAAAGCAGATTTAATACATTATCTTCTTGATGATACAATTAAAAGCGCTATGGCTGTAACCGGCGCTCTTGACAAAAAAAATCCAGATGGAACCCCCATTTCTGTGGACGACAATGCTATCTGCATCTATCGCACTGAAAAAGGTATTCTCGGTACCATGGAAGTGAGCTGGACCTGTTACGGGCAGGAAGACAAATCTACTGTACTATACGGAACCCAGGGCTGTTTAAAAATCAACAGTGATACCAAATATCCTTTGATTTTGGAAAAGAGAAGTGGAGAACGAATTTATTATAATATGGACGACTACAAAGGACACAGAAATGGAACCGGTATGGTTGATACCTGGATTCAGTGTCTAAAGACCAAAACACCTCCTGAAATTTCCGGGGAATCCTCTTTTGAGTCCATGAAAGCTGTATTTGCTGCATTAGAATCCGCGGAAAAAGGCTGTCTGATAAGTGTAAACAATTTGGAAGAAAAACTTGACCAGTAAACTTTTTCAAATGTGTAAAACTCCGGAGAAAACCATTTCTGGCTGTTTTCCCCGGAGTTTTTCTTCTACTTATATCCCTTTACACCTCCCTCTTACATCTTATCTTGGGCTACATATCCCTTATTTTTCATAATAATTAACTCTGTCTTCTCCTCCCGGTATATTCGGGGGCTTTTTCCGCAGTGCTGCTTAAACACTTTCGAAAACGCAAGTTGATCTGTATACCCCACTGCTGAAGCCACAGCATTGATAGATAAATCTGTTTTCTTTAGCAGGGATTTTGCCTTTTCCATTCTCAGATTCACCAGAAATTCCTGCGGAGAACAACCTGTCACTTTCTTAAAGCTGCTGGTGAGATAACTCCGATTTACCCCTATAAAATCCGCCAACTGTCCGATTTTCAAAGGTTCACTGTAATGATCTTTAATATAATCCATGGCATGCTTAACATATACGGAGCCCGGATAAAAACGTCCGTTTGATGATCCCCCATCTTCCTTTTGGCTCTCTGCATAGTCTTTCATAAGTGCCGAAAAACACAGCATCAACATGGCATTTCGGGTAAGCTCATCTCCATAAGAAAGCTGATGGGCTTCCAGCATTTGATCAATATAACCTGAGAGTTTTTCCATACACCCGATTTTTCGTGTAGGGTTTTTCAGAGAAAAACCTGAACCGCTGACACATTCATCTGCCTTAAGTCCCACAAAACCAATCCACATATAAACCCAGGGTTCTTCTCTGTCAGCCTCATACCAGGCCTCTACTCCGGGTGGAATCAAAAAGGCTTCTTTGGGTCCAATTTTATATTTTTTCTTATTTATTTCCAGAGTGCCCTGCCCCTCCTTAACTACATGAAGGACATAGGCCTCTCTCTTATTCGGTCCGAAACGATAACCGGCATCGCAGCATTCCCAGCCACAGTATGTCAGACACAAATCTACGGAATCCTTCTGTAAATCCTCCAGACATTTATATCTGGCATGACTGGTATAGCCCATTGTACGGCTCAATGAATCCACTCCTTTACTTTTAAATTTTATGCTTCCTGCAAGACATAAAGCAGTGATGCGAAATCTCCGCCGGCTTTATTCAAAAGCTCTCTGTCAACAGGAATTCCTACATACATCAATTCATCTCCGTAAGCCTTATATACGATATCGTTACATTTTACCTCATACAGGGTATCTCTGTCCAACCCTTCCAGACGGAAACGCAGCCAGGAGGCATTGATTTTATTCAGCTTCTGATAAAAAGCTGCTACAGCCTGCTTTTTATCCGGGGATACCACAATCCATGCTGTTTCATTTCCCTCAAATGGACTGAGCAGACGGTAAAAATCGCCTTCTACCTGAATCAGCCTGCGGTACCTTTTCATAAATGCCACCTGCTCTTTTACCTGTTCCATTTCCGCTTCACTTAAAAGATTCAAATCCAGCTCATATCCAAAGGTTCCAAAATATGCCATATTTGCTCTGGTGGAAAGAGGTGTATTTCTCAGGAGCTGATGATTCGGCACCGCGGAAACATGTGAACCCATGCTTACCAGAGGATATACATAAGAAGTTCCATACTGGATTTTCGCTCTCTCTGCTGCATCTGTATCATCACTGGTCCAGGTCTGAGGTGCAAAAAACAGCATACCTGGGTCAAAGCGCGCACCTCCGCTGGAGCAGGACTCAAAGAGAATTTCGGGAAATTCCTGTGTCAATCTTGTATACAAATCATACAGCCCCAGAATATACCGATGCATCATCTTTCCCTGTTCTTTTGCCGCCGCACCCTTGCTATAGGGTTCCGTCATATAGCGATTCATATCCCATTTAATGTAAGAAATCTCAGACTCCCGCAGGATTTTAGAAATCGTTTCATAAATATAATCCACCACTTCTTTTCTGGAGAAATCAAGCACATGCTGATGTCTTCCATGGGACTCAAATCTATCCGGCACGCCGATAACCCAATCCGGGTGCGCCCGGTACAAATCGCTGTCCTTGTTTACCATTTCCAATTCCACCCAAAGACCGAATTTCAGTCCCATAGCTTCCACTTTTTCAGAAAGCCCGGCAATCCCGTCCGGCAGTTTTTCCAGATTCACATACCAGTCCCCAAGACCTCTGTAATCGTCATTTCGCACGCCAAACCAGCCATCGTCCAGTACAAACAGTTCCACCCCTGCCTCTTTTGCCTTTTTGGCAATTTCCAGAATTTTTTCTTCTGTAAAATCAAAATATGTTGCCTCCCAGTTATTGAGAAGAATGGGCCGCGGTTCGTCCCTCCACTTCCCACGCATGAGATTTTTTCGGAACAGACGGTGATAAACCTGACTCATTTTATTTAAGCCCTTATCGCTGTATACCAAAATGGCCTCTGGTGTCTGGAAGCTTTCTCCTTTTTCCAGCGTCCAGGAAAAACCTTCCGGGTGGATTCCCAGCATTACTCTTGTAATATCAAAGGTAGATACCTCCGTCTGGGCAAGGAAATTACCGCTGTATACCAGACTGAAGCCATAAACCTCTCCCTGATTTTCTGTTGTGTGAGGTCTTTTTAATGCCAGAAACGGATTATGCTCTGCACCGCCGGCTGTGCCGTGAAGTCCCTGGATTGCCTGGATTCCCATTTCCAGCTTTCTTTCCTTTACATATCGCTCTCTTGCCCATGCGCCGGAAAGCTGCACCATTTCAAAGTCCATATCCTGGAACTCAGTACTAAAACTCATTGCCTTTTCCAGTACAATGCTCTGTTTTCCTCTGTGTACGAGCTTTGCATTTCTGGCAATCACCGGATATTCCTCAAAAATTGTATAGGAAAGAACCAAATCTGTATCCATAACCTCATCATGCAGACAAATGTCCAGGCTGCATGCCTCCTCATCACTGTTTGTGTACACAGCCGGAAGGGGTGTCAACAGCTTTTTTCCCTGATAAATTTCGTGAGAAACATAAGTAAAGTTCACAATTCTGCTGCCATTTTCCTGTAAAACACTAAGCGCAGGGCTTCTATAATCTCCTGTTCCGTATACCGGATACTCCTGCTTTGTGTACTCCATGGACAAAACACCCGGCTCCGGTACACACACAGAAGTAAGAGGACGGGAGATTTCCTCGTGCAGATGTGAAAAGTCCTCCCTATCCCGGATTGCTCTTCCGTAATACAGATTTTCCAACTGTCCGTTCTCCATAATACGGATAATATAGCTTACCTCTTTATTGTAGAGATGAAATGTTTTCTGTTCTTCGTGAAATAAAATCGCCATATTGACCTCCTGTAAAAAAGGCCGGCGCAAACTCGTTGCACCAGCCTTTTTTCTGTTTCTTATTTTATAATTTACCACCGCTGGTCGCAATTCCTTCGATAAATTGTTTCTGGAAAATAACATAGATAATAATCATAGGAATACATGCAATCAAAGATGCTGCCATGAGTTCAGGAAACTTCGCTGCATACTGTCCCTGCATTTTTGCGAGAGCAGAAGACAATACCAACATATCCTTATCTGTATTTACAATCATAGGCCACATCAGGTCTTTGAATGCAAACACTGCAGTAAAAATTCCCAGAGCTACCATACTGGATCTGGTAAGCGGCGCCATGATGTAAAGAAAAGTCTGTCCGATATTACAGCCGTCCAATCTTGCCGCTTCTTCCAAATCATTGGGCAGTCCCATATATCCCTGCCGAAGCAGGAAGGTACCGAATGCAGTTACCATACCTGGAAATACCAGCGCAAAAATCGTATTCAGCATACCCATTTTGCTGACCATCAAATACTGTGGAATCAGGAAAATCTGTACTGGAACCATCATCTGAATCAACACCAGAGAAAAACATAGATTTTTCCCCTTAAAATTCAAACGTCCGAATGCATAACCTGCCATAGTTGCTGTTAATACCGCACAGACAACACGAAACAAAATCAACAGCAATGTATTTTTATATAACAACAGGAAATTCATATTTTCCATAACTGCGCTGAAAGAATCTGTTCTCCAAACCTTTGGGAAAATAACAAAGGGATCTACGGAAGTTGCTTCTGTAACTGATTTAAAAGCAGTGAGTACCATCCATAAAAAGGGAACCAGCATTGTAATTGACACAAGAATCAACACAGTATGTATTACAACCGTAACAATTTTCTTTTTTGTTTCCATACTTTTCATTCTGTTTCCCCCTTAATTGTAGAATACCCATTTTTTCTGTCCAATCATCTGGAACACAGTAATAATCATAGTAATAACAAGCAGAAGAACTACAATCGTAGCCCCGTAGCCCATATTCTTATTTACAAAGGTATACTGATAGAACAGGTATACCAGTGACTGTGTTTTATCCAACGCCGGATTTGTTCTGTCCATAACCATATAAATCAGGTCAAATACCTGAAGAGAGCCGATAACACGGGTTACCAGTACAAAGAAAATCGTTGGGGACAACAGCGGAATTGTAATGTGGAAAAAGCTCTTAATCCCTGTAGCTCCGTCAATCTCCGCTGCCTCATAATAGTCATGAGGAATTTCCTGTAAACCGGAAAGGAATAATACCATGTTATACCCGATAATAGACCATACACCAATAATCGCAATGGCAAAAACAGCTATCTTCGGGTCTGAAATCCATTTTACATTTGTATGGAATACGTTATTAATCAAACCAAACTCGGAGTTAAACAGCCATCTCCAAACCATGGCAACAGCCGCCGGTGCAGCTACCATAGGAAGAAAAATAATTGTCCTGTAGGCAGAACGCCCTTTCATTTTCCGGTTCAGAAGCACTGCCAGCACCAATGCAATAATAATGGAAAACGGAACTTCCACAATCGCATATTTTACGGTGTTCAGCAATGCCTGCCATACTTCTGAATCTCCGAAAACCTTTACATAGTTTTCTGCTCCGATAAAAATATTTCCCTTACCAAAATCACCTGTCTTGAAGAAACTCTGGTAAACGGTCTGGAAAATAGGAATAATATTCAGTACAATCAATCCAATCATTGTTGGAAGAATGAACAGCCAGCCCCAGATTGTTTCACTGCGCTGTCTGCCTGTCTGTGCAGGTTTTCCTTTCTTTGCCACAAAACTTCACTCCTTTTTTAATAAAGGGCTGTCGCTATAACATTTTCCCAGCGACAGCCCTCTCATTTTTAACTATCTGTTGCAAAACATTTTTCAGTAGAATTTATTTACCTTCTTCTGCCAGCTTCTCGTTCATCTGTGCTGCCATTTCTTTACAAGCGTCTTTCATAGATTTTTCACCTGTGTAAACACTCTTCAGGATTTCGTTGTCTTCGTTTTCCCATGTTACAGTAGTTTTAGAATATGGTCTGATTTCCATATCTTCCATCATGTTGATGTAAGCCTGAAGATTAAAATCTGCTGACTTAGCCCATGCATCAGAGGTGCCATTGTATGCAGACATTGTAACACCAAGTTCTGCCTGTTTCTTCTGTGCTTTTTCAGAACCCAGGTATTCAATTAACTGCCAGGCTTCTTCTGTATGTTCTCCGTTTGCTGCCGCTGCCCAGCCAAGTCCATTATATAAAGAAACTCTTCTGCCTGTTGTAGCGCTCTTCGGAAGCTCTACTAAATCACAGTTCTTTGCCGTATACT
This region includes:
- a CDS encoding alpha-galactosidase — protein: MAILFHEEQKTFHLYNKEVSYIIRIMENGQLENLYYGRAIRDREDFSHLHEEISRPLTSVCVPEPGVLSMEYTKQEYPVYGTGDYRSPALSVLQENGSRIVNFTYVSHEIYQGKKLLTPLPAVYTNSDEEACSLDICLHDEVMDTDLVLSYTIFEEYPVIARNAKLVHRGKQSIVLEKAMSFSTEFQDMDFEMVQLSGAWARERYVKERKLEMGIQAIQGLHGTAGGAEHNPFLALKRPHTTENQGEVYGFSLVYSGNFLAQTEVSTFDITRVMLGIHPEGFSWTLEKGESFQTPEAILVYSDKGLNKMSQVYHRLFRKNLMRGKWRDEPRPILLNNWEATYFDFTEEKILEIAKKAKEAGVELFVLDDGWFGVRNDDYRGLGDWYVNLEKLPDGIAGLSEKVEAMGLKFGLWVELEMVNKDSDLYRAHPDWVIGVPDRFESHGRHQHVLDFSRKEVVDYIYETISKILRESEISYIKWDMNRYMTEPYSKGAAAKEQGKMMHRYILGLYDLYTRLTQEFPEILFESCSSGGARFDPGMLFFAPQTWTSDDTDAAERAKIQYGTSYVYPLVSMGSHVSAVPNHQLLRNTPLSTRANMAYFGTFGYELDLNLLSEAEMEQVKEQVAFMKRYRRLIQVEGDFYRLLSPFEGNETAWIVVSPDKKQAVAAFYQKLNKINASWLRFRLEGLDRDTLYEVKCNDIVYKAYGDELMYVGIPVDRELLNKAGGDFASLLYVLQEA
- a CDS encoding AraC family transcriptional regulator translates to MSRTMGYTSHARYKCLEDLQKDSVDLCLTYCGWECCDAGYRFGPNKREAYVLHVVKEGQGTLEINKKKYKIGPKEAFLIPPGVEAWYEADREEPWVYMWIGFVGLKADECVSGSGFSLKNPTRKIGCMEKLSGYIDQMLEAHQLSYGDELTRNAMLMLCFSALMKDYAESQKEDGGSSNGRFYPGSVYVKHAMDYIKDHYSEPLKIGQLADFIGVNRSYLTSSFKKVTGCSPQEFLVNLRMEKAKSLLKKTDLSINAVASAVGYTDQLAFSKVFKQHCGKSPRIYREEKTELIIMKNKGYVAQDKM
- a CDS encoding Gfo/Idh/MocA family protein, which encodes MINIGIIGCGRIAQVRHIPEYDKNQDARIYGVYDINEKRAKEVAEKYHAIPYKSYEEMLADSAIDAVSICTANYSHCEISVKALTAGKHVLCEKPMAVTYEECQAMVEAAKKSGKYLMICQQERLLPVHMKAKELLQQGSIGKILSFRTNFRHSGPETWTIDQDKVWFFDKKSAAFGAMADLGIHKADLIHYLLDDTIKSAMAVTGALDKKNPDGTPISVDDNAICIYRTEKGILGTMEVSWTCYGQEDKSTVLYGTQGCLKINSDTKYPLILEKRSGERIYYNMDDYKGHRNGTGMVDTWIQCLKTKTPPEISGESSFESMKAVFAALESAEKGCLISVNNLEEKLDQ
- a CDS encoding family 78 glycoside hydrolase catalytic domain; translation: MERKCYAPEKLTCEYRENPIGIHSQNPRLAWKMTGNGRGRRQTAYQIIAAHSDAQLKEEKELCWDSKKVDSSESLGILYGGKELESRERVYWRVRIWDEEGRQSPWSAVQFFEAGLLKEEDWNADWICAEDEVSAPHFRKEFFLEEKPEKARVYICGLGFYEFSMNGRKCGKDLLTPNRTDFTKTVYYHTYDIREELRKGTNALGIILGNGWYNQKDKVNVKLLWYGYPRLLFQVEAYYKDGTKKVIKSDTSVKWHRGPIEYNNIYFGEIYDARQELPNWNEPGSCTEDWENARIAEAPGGKLKEQRASSDIAFGTISPKTITRVKEDMYVLDFGQNITGWLRLKIQGKEGQTVTMRFGEELWPDGKINYYSTGTGWKQQKDVYILSGQGKEIYEPKFTWHGFRYAEIQGYEKMPEPEDIEAVVVHTGVEEDGSFTCSNVLMNQIQQISRWSLVNGLHCGMPLDSPHRERQGYGGDALTAAKACIYNFNMENFYAAWIDDFADAQNKENGFIPHTVPCQDGGGGPAWGCAYIVISWLCYVYYGDKEILKKHYENMEHWLEFLSTGVKNGIVEAEGEDKTCLGEWSTPGEILIPPRFVNTYFYGYCAGLMEYISDILGKEKEKKKYAVLKEDTIKAFRREFFCQETGQYSIGAQGTEAFAYKMGAIKPEEENKVFAFMAEHIEKDCGNHLDTGIFGTPYLFETLIDSGYGEIAYQMITGNTYPSYGFMIANGATALWEYWEKDYGFYQCSCCHNQPMFGSISGSFYEKIAGIGPASPAYKEILIAPQPIGELRFAAAKKETMYGMVSVEWEKTEKGFSLYLSVPCNTRATVQIPDLGNTLLEGEEILYPRESSKEGIEEVRRTEKGYCVLIQSGNYHFYLEK
- a CDS encoding carbohydrate ABC transporter permease; the encoded protein is MKSMETKKKIVTVVIHTVLILVSITMLVPFLWMVLTAFKSVTEATSVDPFVIFPKVWRTDSFSAVMENMNFLLLYKNTLLLILFRVVCAVLTATMAGYAFGRLNFKGKNLCFSLVLIQMMVPVQIFLIPQYLMVSKMGMLNTIFALVFPGMVTAFGTFLLRQGYMGLPNDLEEAARLDGCNIGQTFLYIMAPLTRSSMVALGIFTAVFAFKDLMWPMIVNTDKDMLVLSSALAKMQGQYAAKFPELMAASLIACIPMIIIYVIFQKQFIEGIATSGGKL
- a CDS encoding carbohydrate ABC transporter permease, whose protein sequence is MAKKGKPAQTGRQRSETIWGWLFILPTMIGLIVLNIIPIFQTVYQSFFKTGDFGKGNIFIGAENYVKVFGDSEVWQALLNTVKYAIVEVPFSIIIALVLAVLLNRKMKGRSAYRTIIFLPMVAAPAAVAMVWRWLFNSEFGLINNVFHTNVKWISDPKIAVFAIAIIGVWSIIGYNMVLFLSGLQEIPHDYYEAAEIDGATGIKSFFHITIPLLSPTIFFVLVTRVIGSLQVFDLIYMVMDRTNPALDKTQSLVYLFYQYTFVNKNMGYGATIVVLLLVITMIITVFQMIGQKKWVFYN
- a CDS encoding zinc-binding dehydrogenase, with product MNKTVVFTSAGEVELQDKEMPKPAAGEVLIETEVSLVSTGTELTFLSGECPENSKWSGYIHYPMTSGYSNVGIVKETGEGVSKEWIGKRVASFSKHAQYVIAKEAELRVIRYDITPEEATFFAIAEVGLNGIRRTKIEIGNRVVVYGAGVIGQLLVRYLLAGGCTEIIVVNRTEKRLEYLPKSLAVIPVSSLRKNVADVVREVTQGEMADIVFETTGNADLIPEEFKVLHQQGKMCMLSSPRKATKFDFHDFCNAGSFDIIGAHISSQTEQPSFDNPWTCVRNSETFFRMLATGQMEVASLISHRVPYTEAPQVYKNLLKDRTQSMGVVFEWR